Proteins encoded by one window of Halobaculum halobium:
- a CDS encoding DUF7473 family protein yields MLLQLSALGVVAGFALIAVLSTLLANTAAYFVLGGEAELRQAVPPGIAMALVGLSAAVLPTAAVIAIALVVDFVVVRLAYGLNRRGTAMITAMHYALTILAAYGVNSVLAIYQTAPV; encoded by the coding sequence GTGCTGCTGCAGTTGTCTGCGCTCGGTGTCGTCGCCGGGTTCGCCCTCATCGCGGTGCTGTCGACGTTGCTGGCCAACACTGCCGCCTACTTCGTCCTCGGCGGCGAGGCCGAGCTCAGGCAGGCGGTCCCCCCGGGAATCGCGATGGCACTCGTGGGGCTGTCTGCGGCCGTGTTGCCGACGGCCGCGGTCATCGCCATCGCGCTCGTCGTGGACTTCGTGGTGGTGCGGCTCGCGTACGGACTGAACCGCCGCGGAACCGCGATGATCACTGCGATGCACTACGCGCTCACGATCCTCGCGGCGTACGGCGTCAACAGCGTGCTCGCGATCTACCAGACCGCGCCCGTCTGA
- the ftsY gene encoding signal recognition particle-docking protein FtsY — translation MFDGLKDKLSSFREDAAEEVEEKAEEAETEADADATADAEAAPDPETERGSDASDGDATASDAAAADDAGEDSGPGRLKRAAAFATGKVIVEEEDLEEPLQDLELALLSSDVEMSVADRILDTVREKMIGETRAQVETTDQLVTEALHDALLDVISVGQFDFEERIAEADKPVTIVFTGVNGVGKTTSIAKLSEWLAERGYSSVLANGDTYRAGANEQIREHAEALDRKLIAHEQGGDPAAVIYDGVEYAEANDIDVVLGDTAGRLHTSNDLMAQLEKIDRVVDPDLTLFVDEAVAGQDAVKRAQEFNDAAAIDGTVLTKADADSSGGAAISIAYVTGRPILFLGVGQGYDDIELFDPEELVDELLGETE, via the coding sequence ATGTTCGACGGCCTGAAGGACAAGCTCTCCTCCTTCCGCGAGGACGCGGCAGAGGAGGTCGAAGAGAAGGCCGAGGAGGCCGAGACCGAGGCTGACGCGGACGCGACCGCCGACGCCGAAGCGGCCCCCGATCCGGAGACCGAGCGGGGATCAGACGCGTCCGACGGAGACGCGACAGCGAGCGACGCTGCCGCGGCCGACGACGCAGGCGAGGACTCGGGCCCGGGTCGCCTCAAGCGCGCCGCGGCGTTCGCGACCGGGAAAGTCATCGTCGAGGAGGAAGACCTCGAGGAGCCCCTTCAGGACCTGGAGCTCGCACTGCTGTCCAGCGACGTGGAAATGAGCGTCGCCGACCGCATCCTCGACACCGTCCGCGAGAAGATGATCGGCGAGACGCGCGCGCAAGTCGAAACGACCGACCAGCTCGTCACCGAGGCGCTCCACGACGCGCTGTTGGACGTGATCAGCGTCGGACAGTTCGACTTCGAGGAGCGGATCGCCGAGGCGGACAAGCCCGTCACTATCGTCTTCACCGGGGTCAACGGCGTCGGCAAGACCACGAGCATCGCGAAGCTCTCCGAGTGGCTCGCAGAGCGCGGCTACTCGTCGGTGCTCGCGAACGGCGACACCTACCGCGCGGGCGCGAACGAGCAGATCCGCGAGCACGCCGAGGCGCTCGACCGGAAGCTCATCGCCCACGAGCAGGGCGGCGACCCGGCCGCCGTCATCTACGACGGCGTCGAGTACGCCGAGGCCAACGACATCGACGTGGTGCTGGGCGACACCGCCGGCCGCCTCCACACCAGCAACGACCTGATGGCGCAACTGGAGAAGATCGACCGCGTCGTCGACCCCGACCTCACGCTCTTCGTCGACGAGGCGGTCGCCGGCCAGGACGCCGTCAAGCGCGCCCAGGAGTTCAACGACGCGGCCGCGATCGACGGCACCGTCCTCACGAAGGCCGACGCCGACTCCTCCGGCGGCGCCGCTATCTCCATCGCGTACGTGACCGGCAGGCCGATCCTCTTTCTCGGCGTCGGGCAGGGGTACGACGACATCGAGCTGTTCGACCCCGAGGAACTGGTCGACGAGCTGCTCGGCGAGACCGAGTAG
- a CDS encoding TATA-box-binding protein has translation MADPTESINIENVVASTGIDQELDLQTVAMDLEGADYDPEQFPGLVYRTADPKSAALIFRSGKIVCTGAKSTDAVHEALHMVFDELRALEIPIEDDPEITVQNIVTSADLGTDLNLNAIAIGLGLENIEYEPEQFPGLVYRIDDPDVVALLFGSGKLVITGGKRPADAEAAVRVISDRLSELGLLG, from the coding sequence ATGGCTGACCCCACGGAGTCGATCAACATCGAGAACGTCGTCGCGTCAACGGGGATCGATCAGGAGCTGGACCTCCAGACGGTCGCCATGGACCTCGAGGGGGCGGACTACGACCCCGAGCAGTTCCCGGGGCTGGTGTACCGGACCGCCGACCCCAAGAGCGCCGCGCTGATCTTCCGCTCGGGGAAGATCGTCTGTACGGGCGCGAAGTCCACCGACGCCGTCCACGAGGCGCTCCACATGGTGTTCGACGAACTGCGCGCGCTGGAGATCCCGATCGAGGACGACCCGGAGATCACCGTCCAGAACATCGTCACCTCCGCGGACCTGGGCACCGACCTGAACCTGAACGCGATCGCCATCGGGCTCGGCCTCGAAAACATCGAGTACGAGCCCGAGCAGTTCCCGGGGCTCGTCTACCGGATCGACGACCCCGACGTCGTGGCGCTGTTGTTCGGCTCCGGCAAGCTCGTCATCACGGGCGGGAAGCGACCTGCCGACGCCGAGGCGGCCGTCCGCGTCATCTCCGACCGACTCTCGGAACTGGGGCTGCTCGGGTAA
- the pfdA gene encoding prefoldin subunit alpha, which produces MSLGGGGQGQQQLQQISQEIQAIEDEIAELESEVDALQQEQREMDEAIDAIGQIETGSTVQVPLGGGAYVRAEVQDLDEIIVSLGGDYAAELEEGDAVDALEDRKDAIDKQIDTVSEEKADLEAESQQLEQQAQQMQQQMQQQQMQQMQQMADEGGDGDE; this is translated from the coding sequence GAGCCTCGGTGGCGGCGGTCAGGGTCAGCAGCAGCTCCAGCAGATCTCCCAGGAGATCCAGGCGATCGAAGACGAGATCGCGGAACTGGAGAGCGAGGTCGACGCCCTCCAGCAGGAGCAGCGTGAGATGGACGAGGCGATCGACGCGATCGGGCAGATCGAGACCGGGTCGACGGTGCAGGTGCCGCTGGGCGGGGGGGCGTACGTCCGTGCCGAGGTACAGGACCTCGACGAGATCATCGTGAGCCTCGGCGGCGACTACGCCGCCGAGCTCGAGGAGGGTGACGCCGTCGACGCGCTCGAGGACCGCAAGGACGCCATCGACAAGCAGATCGACACCGTCAGCGAGGAGAAGGCCGACCTCGAAGCCGAGAGCCAGCAGCTCGAACAGCAGGCTCAGCAGATGCAACAGCAGATGCAGCAACAGCAGATGCAGCAGATGCAGCAGATGGCCGACGAGGGCGGCGACGGGGACGAGTAA
- a CDS encoding THUMP domain-containing protein — translation MYGLEFVGDEDRFAALEAGVAAATGVDRVAPGLAVADAVDPDRVRGLAYTRRALDLLGRADADPQSARAVVEAASVERDGTVAVRARVLRDSADVPVSTSEVERECGSALVARGFDVDLDDPDHTLRVLFAGDTCLVGWVVAESLRDFSTRRPTDRPFFQPGSMAPMDARAYANLAGAGPGTRVLDPMCGTGGVLIEAGLVGGDVVGNDAQSKMVSGARENLGHYLDGTAGPSTPASGDPGGTVVDDPGGFDVIRGDATRLALRGDAVDGVVFDAPYGRQSKIARHSLDDLVSDALAEAARVAPRGVLIADRSWREAAVDAGWRVTESFERRVHRSLVRHVHVLDRS, via the coding sequence GTGTACGGGCTTGAATTCGTCGGCGACGAGGACCGGTTCGCGGCGCTGGAGGCGGGCGTCGCCGCCGCGACCGGAGTCGACCGCGTCGCCCCGGGGCTGGCGGTCGCCGACGCGGTCGACCCGGACCGCGTGCGCGGGCTGGCGTACACCAGGCGCGCGCTCGACCTGCTCGGCCGGGCAGACGCGGACCCGCAGAGCGCGCGCGCCGTCGTCGAGGCGGCGAGCGTCGAGCGGGACGGGACCGTTGCGGTCCGCGCACGCGTGCTCCGCGACAGCGCGGACGTCCCCGTCTCGACGAGCGAGGTCGAGCGCGAGTGCGGGAGCGCGCTCGTCGCGCGCGGCTTCGACGTGGACCTCGACGACCCGGACCACACCCTCCGCGTGCTGTTCGCGGGCGACACCTGCCTCGTCGGCTGGGTCGTCGCCGAGTCCCTCCGGGATTTCTCGACGCGACGACCGACCGACCGGCCGTTCTTTCAGCCGGGGAGCATGGCCCCGATGGACGCCCGCGCGTACGCCAACCTCGCGGGCGCCGGCCCGGGAACACGGGTCCTCGACCCGATGTGCGGGACCGGCGGCGTGCTCATCGAGGCCGGCCTCGTCGGCGGCGACGTGGTCGGCAACGACGCGCAGTCGAAGATGGTCAGCGGCGCCCGCGAGAACCTCGGCCACTACCTTGACGGGACTGCTGGACCGTCGACGCCCGCGAGCGGCGATCCCGGCGGCACCGTCGTCGACGATCCCGGCGGGTTCGACGTGATCCGCGGCGACGCAACCCGGCTCGCGCTCCGGGGCGACGCCGTCGACGGCGTCGTGTTCGACGCGCCGTACGGCCGGCAGTCGAAGATCGCACGCCACAGCCTCGACGACCTCGTGAGTGACGCGCTCGCTGAGGCCGCGCGGGTCGCGCCGCGGGGTGTCCTGATCGCCGACCGCTCGTGGCGCGAGGCCGCGGTCGACGCGGGCTGGCGCGTCACCGAATCCTTCGAGCGACGGGTCCACCGGAGCCTGGTTCGACACGTCCACGTGTTGGATCGGTCCTGA
- a CDS encoding CPBP family intramembrane glutamic endopeptidase, giving the protein MTDVRSLLGSIVWNDAERRPRAPVRLVVALLAILVALVAGGVAAAVLGLPVPLSTVLPMLAVAAATLLAARYVDRRTIADLGLRAESGTFPDLAAGLALGVLLQAGIAVAGVAAGWFRVADTFVGTAAGFGSVLFVFLVVGVYEELVSRGLLLVNVAEGLRFAGERVAVGGALAASAAVFGLLHAGNPGASVASTVGITLAGAFLGVGFVLTGRLSFPVGVHISWNAAQGLLFGFPVSGLGIEAAVVDLESTGPTLATGGSFGPEAGLLGMGAILVGTLATVAWVRYREGDGGLGVDSRVTTPTLRRRERDA; this is encoded by the coding sequence GTGACCGACGTCCGCTCGCTCCTCGGCTCGATCGTCTGGAACGACGCCGAGCGCCGGCCGCGCGCGCCGGTCCGGCTCGTCGTCGCCCTCCTGGCGATCCTCGTCGCGCTCGTCGCCGGCGGTGTCGCCGCCGCCGTTCTCGGACTGCCAGTCCCGCTGTCGACCGTGCTCCCGATGCTGGCGGTGGCCGCGGCGACGCTGCTGGCCGCGCGATATGTCGATCGACGAACGATCGCGGACTTGGGGCTGCGAGCGGAGTCGGGGACGTTCCCGGATCTCGCGGCCGGACTCGCGCTCGGCGTCCTCCTCCAAGCCGGTATCGCTGTCGCGGGGGTGGCGGCCGGCTGGTTCCGCGTCGCGGACACGTTCGTCGGCACGGCCGCGGGGTTCGGGTCGGTCCTGTTTGTGTTCCTCGTCGTGGGAGTGTACGAAGAGCTCGTCTCGCGGGGACTGCTGCTCGTCAACGTCGCCGAGGGGCTCCGGTTCGCCGGCGAGCGCGTCGCCGTCGGGGGAGCACTCGCCGCGTCCGCGGCGGTCTTCGGCCTGCTGCACGCGGGCAACCCCGGCGCCTCGGTCGCCTCGACGGTCGGTATCACGCTCGCGGGGGCGTTCCTCGGCGTCGGCTTCGTCCTCACCGGGCGGCTCTCGTTCCCGGTCGGCGTGCACATCTCGTGGAACGCCGCGCAGGGACTGCTGTTCGGCTTCCCCGTCAGCGGCCTCGGCATCGAGGCGGCCGTCGTCGACCTCGAATCGACCGGGCCGACCCTGGCGACCGGCGGGTCGTTCGGACCGGAGGCCGGGCTGCTCGGGATGGGCGCGATCCTCGTCGGTACCCTCGCGACGGTCGCGTGGGTTCGCTATCGCGAGGGCGACGGCGGACTCGGCGTCGACTCCCGAGTGACGACGCCGACGCTTCGCCGGCGAGAGCGAGACGCGTAG